Proteins from one Bradyrhizobium amphicarpaeae genomic window:
- a CDS encoding ABC transporter permease yields MARYLAIRFGRAALTIVLVVTFAFVVLRLSGDPALMILGPEAPPEVLAAFRKAWGLDDPIWFQYLDYFGAIAKGELGRSMRDGRPAIELVLERIPATLVLTLPAFFFKVVLGIPAGIYAALHRGSAIDRAVMMTAVAGFTVPSFVLALLLVLVFAVQLGWLPSGGQDSWRHAILPIVTLSLGGAAVLARFTRSAMLEVLGQPYIRTASAKGVPWRKVVTSHALPNAAIPTVTILGFMVGTLIAGAVVVESVFSWPGVGRLLVVAVANRDLAVVQCILLLVAMTMVTSNLVVDFLYGFLDPRLRAKGAHA; encoded by the coding sequence ATGGCACGCTATCTCGCCATTCGCTTCGGCCGCGCCGCGCTCACGATCGTGCTGGTCGTTACCTTCGCCTTCGTCGTGCTTCGCCTCTCCGGCGATCCCGCGCTGATGATTTTGGGACCGGAAGCGCCGCCCGAGGTGCTCGCGGCGTTCCGGAAGGCCTGGGGCCTCGATGATCCCATCTGGTTCCAGTATCTCGACTATTTCGGCGCCATCGCCAAGGGCGAGCTCGGCCGCTCCATGCGCGACGGGCGGCCCGCGATCGAGCTGGTGCTGGAGCGCATTCCGGCGACGCTGGTCCTGACACTGCCTGCGTTCTTCTTCAAGGTCGTGCTCGGGATCCCCGCCGGCATCTACGCCGCACTGCATCGCGGATCGGCCATCGACCGCGCCGTGATGATGACGGCAGTCGCCGGGTTCACAGTCCCGAGCTTCGTGCTCGCGCTGCTGCTGGTGCTGGTCTTTGCGGTGCAACTCGGCTGGCTGCCTTCGGGCGGGCAGGACAGCTGGCGTCACGCGATCCTGCCCATCGTGACGCTGAGCCTCGGCGGCGCGGCGGTGCTAGCGCGCTTCACCCGCAGCGCCATGCTCGAAGTGCTGGGCCAGCCCTATATCCGCACTGCGTCGGCCAAGGGCGTGCCGTGGCGCAAGGTGGTGACCTCGCATGCGCTGCCGAACGCGGCGATCCCGACCGTCACCATCCTCGGCTTCATGGTGGGCACGCTGATCGCCGGCGCGGTGGTGGTGGAGAGCGTGTTTTCCTGGCCGGGAGTAGGGCGCCTGCTGGTCGTCGCGGTCGCCAACCGCGATCTTGCCGTCGTGCAATGCATCCTGCTGCTGGTCGCGATGACCATGGTCACGTCGAACCTCGTCGTCGATTTCCTCTACGGCTTCCTCGATCCGCGGCTGCGCGCCAAGGGAGCGCACGCATGA
- a CDS encoding autotransporter domain-containing protein has product MHHRLVFRRDKRAMSGKLSFGNGSALLATFATALIAVLAGHPGSALAACAVTASPNTVTCNSTVTTNTTNTDAASASSTDRGQAFSTGAVSATINAGQTVSGFGLAVSANGAGINVVNNGAVTTTQAVHALDISTSTGNIVYSGNGSASNTANSGIGLNMNTNGPGTITVGTSATPVTPTFQGSTAMQLIAASSINMAMNGGSLTTLSSFGDGALVSGGDVKVALTGNSTIINASGAMASRGLDIFGSVAISVSSNATIGGATAATSFNIGILASAFSASGNDDVTVNQTGGTIFATNLGINASNGTGSGTVTVNTAAGSAITLTDPGGSGIEASTNSAGAAVTVNQAGAITGGAGGINAVIFSAANSRDINITSSGLIDATSTGINAFTAGSGNINVTTSGVINGPEGGGIIANSVDGHITVNVNAGTVRGSAAGFLNPGVGATASGSGGATINIAAGATVAGPQFFGVTVSGTNNVITNLGTISGANGVLATGATTIVNAGAITTSGEAVRFNSAGSTLEMRGPAATLTGQVYGSGTDTVRFSGTGANTFDVSQVDSGWGLLDKTGSSNWTLTGTSTTTAIMTVNGGTLSVNGDITSTGGVTVNSGGTLGGIGTVSSTIINAGGSLAPGNSIGTLTVSGNLTFSGASNYVVEVSPGTADRTNVTGTATLAGTLRAIGIGGTYTPGTQYTVLNAAGARSGTFSALAISGNFGITRPHIEYDANNVYLVLDQALVSPFLVNGTRNQIATAGAVDTAFLGGSGAFSALMGLTSPQLNAALDQLSGEVHASTVGTLANDSLAMRSAILGRLRQASFGGDMDAMAALSLGGPQTAFAAYAMESALAYDKSPVMTKAPPRPVSDTVFWAQGLGAWGTFNGDGNAASVRRDLAGFITGVDTRVGGAGRLGFAAGYTGTRNTLDGRGSSNVDTAHIAGYGGWRFGSINLRAGGAYAFHTIGTDRLANFVGFADRLTSRTDGSTGQVFGEVGYGVAFGKLALEPFAGAAWVRVHADASAELGGAAALNVAAQTFETGYATLGARAATFVPLAHDMMLIPRATFAWQHAFNDVTPNAVMAFQVAPASFTISGVPVARDSLLAEAGVDFAIGRHMTIGLSYVGQLGNVVTDHAAKGKFSWAF; this is encoded by the coding sequence ATGCATCATCGATTGGTGTTTCGGCGCGACAAGCGCGCCATGAGCGGCAAGCTCTCGTTCGGCAACGGGTCCGCCCTGCTCGCGACCTTCGCGACCGCATTGATCGCCGTCCTCGCCGGACACCCCGGGAGCGCCCTCGCCGCCTGCGCCGTCACGGCGAGCCCGAACACCGTCACCTGCAACAGCACGGTCACGACCAACACGACGAACACCGACGCGGCGAGCGCGTCGTCGACCGACCGTGGCCAGGCATTCAGCACGGGCGCGGTGAGCGCGACGATCAATGCGGGCCAGACCGTCAGCGGCTTCGGCCTTGCGGTCAGCGCGAACGGCGCCGGCATCAACGTGGTCAACAACGGTGCCGTGACGACGACCCAGGCCGTGCACGCGCTCGACATCAGCACGAGCACCGGAAACATCGTCTATTCGGGCAATGGCAGCGCCAGCAACACCGCCAATTCCGGAATTGGCCTCAACATGAATACCAATGGGCCCGGCACCATCACGGTCGGAACGAGCGCAACACCCGTCACGCCGACCTTCCAGGGGTCGACGGCCATGCAGCTTATCGCGGCCAGCTCGATCAACATGGCCATGAACGGCGGCTCGCTGACGACGCTGTCGTCCTTCGGCGATGGTGCCCTCGTCAGCGGCGGCGACGTCAAGGTGGCCCTGACAGGCAACAGCACCATCATCAACGCAAGCGGAGCCATGGCTTCGAGAGGTCTCGACATCTTCGGGAGCGTTGCCATCAGCGTAAGTTCGAATGCCACGATCGGAGGCGCCACCGCCGCGACGTCGTTCAATATCGGCATCCTTGCCTCCGCTTTCTCCGCCAGCGGCAACGATGACGTCACCGTCAACCAGACCGGCGGCACGATCTTCGCGACGAATCTGGGCATCAACGCGAGTAACGGCACTGGATCCGGGACGGTCACTGTCAACACGGCGGCCGGCAGCGCGATCACGCTAACCGACCCTGGTGGCTCCGGCATCGAGGCCAGCACGAACAGCGCAGGTGCTGCGGTCACGGTGAACCAGGCCGGCGCGATCACGGGTGGCGCGGGCGGCATCAATGCCGTGATCTTCAGCGCAGCCAATTCCCGCGACATCAACATCACCAGCAGCGGCCTCATCGATGCCACATCCACGGGCATCAACGCGTTCACGGCGGGAAGCGGCAACATCAACGTCACGACGTCTGGCGTCATCAACGGACCCGAGGGTGGCGGCATCATCGCTAATTCCGTCGACGGCCACATCACCGTCAACGTCAACGCCGGCACCGTGCGCGGCAGTGCGGCCGGCTTTCTCAACCCGGGCGTCGGGGCCACCGCATCGGGGAGCGGCGGCGCGACCATCAACATCGCCGCGGGCGCGACCGTGGCCGGACCGCAGTTCTTCGGTGTCACGGTCAGCGGCACCAACAACGTGATCACGAATCTCGGCACGATCAGCGGCGCCAACGGCGTCCTCGCCACGGGAGCCACGACGATCGTCAATGCCGGCGCGATCACCACGTCCGGAGAGGCCGTGCGGTTCAACAGCGCGGGCAGCACGCTGGAGATGCGGGGACCAGCCGCCACCCTTACCGGCCAGGTCTACGGCAGCGGCACCGATACGGTCCGCTTCTCCGGCACCGGCGCGAACACGTTCGATGTCAGCCAGGTCGACAGCGGCTGGGGACTGCTCGACAAGACGGGCTCGTCGAATTGGACGCTGACGGGAACGTCGACAACGACCGCGATCATGACCGTCAACGGCGGCACCTTGTCGGTCAACGGCGACATCACCTCGACCGGCGGCGTCACCGTGAATTCCGGCGGCACGCTCGGCGGCATCGGCACGGTGTCGTCGACCATCATCAATGCCGGCGGCTCGCTTGCGCCCGGCAATTCGATCGGCACCCTCACGGTCAGCGGCAATCTCACCTTCTCCGGCGCCAGCAATTACGTGGTCGAGGTCTCGCCCGGCACGGCGGACCGCACCAACGTGACGGGCACCGCGACACTGGCCGGTACGCTTCGCGCGATCGGCATCGGCGGGACCTACACGCCCGGTACGCAGTACACCGTCCTGAACGCAGCAGGCGCACGCAGCGGGACCTTCAGCGCGCTGGCGATCTCGGGGAATTTCGGCATCACGCGCCCGCACATCGAATACGACGCCAACAACGTCTATCTCGTGCTCGACCAGGCACTCGTCTCGCCATTCCTGGTCAACGGCACCCGCAACCAGATCGCGACGGCGGGCGCGGTCGATACCGCGTTCCTCGGCGGCAGCGGCGCATTCTCGGCGCTGATGGGCCTGACGTCCCCGCAACTCAACGCCGCGCTCGATCAGCTTTCGGGCGAGGTGCACGCCTCGACGGTCGGCACGCTGGCCAACGACAGCCTGGCGATGCGCAGCGCGATCCTCGGACGCCTTCGGCAAGCTTCGTTCGGCGGTGACATGGATGCGATGGCCGCATTGTCGCTTGGCGGCCCCCAGACCGCGTTCGCCGCCTACGCGATGGAGAGCGCGCTCGCCTACGATAAATCGCCGGTGATGACCAAGGCGCCGCCGCGGCCGGTCTCCGACACCGTGTTCTGGGCCCAGGGCCTGGGCGCGTGGGGCACGTTCAACGGTGACGGCAACGCGGCCAGCGTGCGGCGCGACCTGGCCGGCTTCATCACCGGCGTCGATACGCGCGTCGGCGGCGCCGGTCGGCTCGGCTTCGCCGCCGGCTATACCGGCACCAGGAACACGCTCGACGGTCGCGGTTCCTCGAATGTCGATACCGCCCACATCGCCGGTTACGGCGGCTGGCGCTTCGGCAGCATCAACCTGCGGGCCGGCGGCGCCTATGCCTTCCACACCATCGGCACTGATCGGCTGGCGAACTTCGTCGGCTTCGCCGATCGCCTGACCTCGCGGACCGACGGCAGCACCGGGCAGGTCTTCGGTGAAGTCGGCTACGGCGTCGCCTTCGGCAAGCTGGCTTTGGAGCCGTTCGCCGGGGCCGCCTGGGTGCGCGTGCATGCCGATGCGAGCGCCGAACTCGGCGGAGCGGCAGCGCTTAACGTCGCGGCACAAACCTTCGAAACCGGCTATGCCACGCTCGGCGCGCGCGCCGCCACCTTCGTGCCGTTGGCACACGACATGATGCTGATCCCGCGGGCGACGTTTGCCTGGCAGCATGCATTCAACGATGTGACCCCGAATGCCGTGATGGCATTCCAGGTCGCACCGGCGTCGTTCACGATCTCGGGCGTTCCGGTCGCGCGGGACTCGCTCCTCGCCGAGGCCGGCGTCGATTTTGCGATCGGCCGCCACATGACGATCGGCCTGTCCTATGTCGGCCAGCTCGGCAATGTTGTCACCGACCACGCCGCCAAGGGCAAATTCTCCTGGGCGTTCTAA
- a CDS encoding ABC transporter ATP-binding protein: MSPPLVEVSEISRNYSMRSGMFGRAAAVHAVDGVSLTIARGETLGLVGESGSGKSTTGRIVLGLEPPDSGEVRFDGKPMAVPATAAWRAQRARMQMIFQDPLGALDRRLPVATQIREPLDIHNLGTPAEREDRVRELLRAVELTPAHGGRYPGALSGGQRQRIVLARALATKPDFLVCDEPVSALDVSIQAQVVNLLCDLQAQLGLTLLFISHDLRVVRQISNVVAVMYLGRIVEIGSADDLFARPEHPYTQALVSASPAPGRRSAGRIVLAGDPPNPAARPQGCAFHPRCPRAIARCAREVPALAAVGGDRQVACHLVTGAETRDAA, encoded by the coding sequence ATGAGTCCGCCGCTCGTCGAGGTCTCCGAAATCTCCCGCAATTATTCGATGCGCTCCGGCATGTTCGGCCGAGCTGCGGCTGTGCATGCTGTCGACGGCGTATCGCTGACGATCGCCAGAGGCGAGACGCTCGGTCTCGTTGGCGAGTCCGGCTCAGGCAAGTCCACCACTGGCCGCATCGTCCTCGGCCTCGAGCCGCCCGACAGCGGCGAGGTGAGGTTCGACGGCAAGCCGATGGCCGTGCCGGCAACGGCCGCGTGGCGTGCGCAACGCGCGCGCATGCAGATGATCTTCCAGGACCCGCTCGGCGCGCTGGACCGGCGTTTGCCGGTCGCAACGCAGATCCGCGAACCTCTGGACATCCACAATCTCGGCACGCCCGCCGAGCGCGAGGACCGCGTGCGCGAATTGCTGCGCGCGGTCGAGCTGACGCCGGCGCATGGCGGCCGTTATCCGGGGGCGCTGTCCGGCGGCCAGCGCCAGCGTATCGTGCTGGCACGCGCGCTCGCGACGAAGCCGGATTTCCTGGTCTGTGACGAGCCCGTCAGCGCCCTCGACGTTTCGATCCAGGCACAGGTGGTGAATCTGCTCTGCGATCTCCAGGCGCAGCTGGGGCTCACGCTGCTGTTCATCAGCCACGATCTGCGCGTCGTCAGGCAGATCAGCAACGTCGTCGCCGTGATGTATCTAGGCCGCATCGTCGAGATCGGCAGCGCGGACGATCTGTTCGCGCGGCCCGAACATCCCTATACGCAGGCGCTGGTTTCGGCCTCGCCCGCACCGGGCCGCCGCAGCGCCGGCCGTATCGTGCTGGCGGGCGATCCGCCGAACCCGGCGGCGCGCCCGCAAGGCTGCGCCTTTCACCCGCGTTGCCCGCGCGCCATCGCGCGCTGCGCACGCGAGGTGCCGGCGCTCGCGGCCGTTGGCGGCGACAGGCAGGTGGCCTGCCATCTGGTCACGGGCGCCGAGACGCGGGACGCGGCGTGA
- the ilvD gene encoding dihydroxy-acid dehydratase — protein sequence MPAYRSRTTTHGRNMAGARGLWRATGMKDGDFGKPIIAVVNSFTQFVPGHVHLKDLGQLVAREIEQAGGVAKEFNTIAVDDGIAMGHDGMLYSLPSRELIADSVEYMANAHCADGLVCISNCDKITPGMLMAALRLNIPAVFVSGGPMEAGKVKLAGKTKAVDLIDAMVAAADSKVSDEDVKVIERSACPTCGSCSGMFTANSMNCLTEALGLALPGNGTVVATHADRKRLFVEAGHTIVDLVRRYYEQDDASVLPRNVANFKAFENAMTLDIAMGGSTNTVLHLLAAAHEGEVKFTMQDIDRLSRRVPVLCKVAPSVADVHVEDVHRAGGIMGILGELDRAGLIDTSVSTVHAPTMNDALERWDIKRSKSEAVRTFFRASPGGIPTQVAFSQERRYDELDADREKGVVRNLEHAFSKDGGLAVLYGNLAQDGCIVKTAGVDSSILTFSGPARVFESQDAAVEGILGGKVTAGEIVVIIYEGPRGGPGMQEMLYPTSYLKSMGLGKACALVTDGRFSGGSSGLSIGHLSPEAAEGGNIGLVRTGDRIAIDIPNRSITLEVSDEELAKRRAAEEAKGDAAWQAVGRKRNVSTALQAYAALTTSAARGAVREVKRRPR from the coding sequence ATGCCAGCCTATCGCTCCCGCACCACCACCCACGGCCGCAACATGGCCGGTGCCCGCGGCCTCTGGCGCGCGACCGGCATGAAGGACGGCGATTTCGGCAAGCCGATCATCGCGGTCGTCAACTCGTTCACCCAGTTCGTGCCCGGCCACGTCCACCTCAAGGACCTCGGCCAGCTGGTCGCCCGCGAGATCGAGCAGGCCGGCGGCGTCGCCAAGGAATTCAACACCATCGCGGTCGACGACGGCATCGCCATGGGCCATGACGGCATGCTCTACAGCCTGCCGTCGCGCGAGCTGATCGCCGACAGCGTCGAGTACATGGCCAACGCGCATTGCGCCGACGGCTTGGTCTGCATCTCCAATTGCGACAAGATCACGCCCGGCATGCTGATGGCCGCGCTGCGCCTCAACATCCCCGCCGTGTTCGTCTCGGGCGGACCGATGGAAGCCGGCAAGGTCAAGCTGGCCGGCAAGACCAAGGCCGTCGACCTCATCGACGCCATGGTCGCGGCGGCCGATAGCAAGGTCAGCGACGAGGACGTCAAGGTGATCGAGCGCTCGGCGTGCCCGACCTGCGGCTCCTGCTCCGGCATGTTCACCGCCAACTCGATGAACTGCCTGACCGAAGCGCTGGGCCTCGCGCTGCCCGGCAACGGCACGGTGGTCGCGACCCATGCCGACCGCAAGCGCCTGTTCGTCGAGGCCGGCCACACCATCGTCGATCTCGTCCGCCGCTATTACGAGCAGGACGACGCCTCCGTACTGCCGCGCAACGTCGCCAACTTCAAGGCGTTCGAGAACGCGATGACGCTCGACATCGCCATGGGCGGCTCGACCAACACGGTGCTGCATCTGCTCGCCGCCGCCCATGAGGGCGAGGTCAAGTTCACCATGCAGGACATCGACCGTCTGTCGCGCCGCGTGCCCGTGCTCTGCAAGGTCGCGCCGTCGGTCGCCGACGTGCATGTCGAGGACGTGCACCGCGCCGGCGGCATCATGGGAATTCTGGGCGAGCTCGATCGCGCCGGCCTGATCGACACCTCGGTCTCGACCGTGCACGCGCCGACGATGAACGACGCGCTGGAGCGCTGGGACATCAAGCGCTCCAAGAGCGAAGCGGTCCGCACCTTCTTCCGCGCTTCGCCCGGCGGCATCCCCACGCAAGTCGCCTTCAGCCAGGAGCGCCGCTACGACGAGCTCGATGCCGACCGCGAGAAGGGCGTCGTACGCAACCTCGAGCACGCCTTCAGCAAGGACGGCGGCCTTGCCGTGCTCTACGGCAACCTCGCCCAGGACGGCTGCATCGTGAAGACCGCCGGCGTCGATTCCTCGATCCTGACATTCTCCGGTCCCGCGCGCGTGTTCGAAAGCCAGGACGCCGCCGTCGAAGGCATTCTGGGCGGCAAGGTCACAGCCGGCGAGATCGTGGTCATCATCTACGAAGGCCCGCGCGGCGGCCCCGGCATGCAGGAAATGCTGTATCCGACCAGCTATCTGAAATCGATGGGCCTCGGCAAAGCCTGCGCGCTCGTCACCGACGGCCGCTTCTCCGGCGGCTCGTCGGGCCTGTCGATCGGCCATCTGTCGCCGGAAGCCGCCGAAGGCGGCAATATCGGCCTGGTGCGGACCGGCGACCGCATCGCCATCGACATCCCGAACCGCAGCATCACGCTGGAGGTCTCCGACGAGGAGCTCGCCAAGCGCCGCGCCGCGGAAGAGGCCAAGGGCGATGCTGCCTGGCAGGCCGTGGGCCGCAAGCGCAACGTCTCGACCGCGCTGCAGGCCTACGCCGCACTCACCACCAGCGCCGCGCGCGGCGCGGTGCGCGAGGTCAAGCGGCGCCCGCGGTAG
- a CDS encoding DUF4145 domain-containing protein, translating into MAHTDIPEPARTYLQQAYETLHAPDAAAVMAGSAVDAMLKVRGLTNGSLYSRIDEALSQNLLTKGMAEWAHEVRLGSNRPRHADRENPHVSPDEAKQSVEFAEALGNFLFVLTARIDRGLKEAKGEQT; encoded by the coding sequence ATGGCCCATACGGATATTCCCGAACCGGCGCGGACGTATCTTCAGCAGGCATATGAAACACTTCATGCGCCCGACGCCGCCGCAGTCATGGCCGGCAGCGCAGTTGACGCGATGCTTAAGGTCCGCGGGCTAACGAATGGAAGCCTGTATTCTCGGATCGACGAAGCGCTGTCACAGAACCTTCTCACCAAGGGAATGGCGGAGTGGGCTCATGAGGTCCGACTAGGTTCAAACCGTCCCCGACATGCCGACAGAGAAAATCCGCACGTTTCTCCGGATGAAGCCAAACAGTCGGTTGAGTTTGCCGAAGCCCTGGGTAATTTCCTGTTCGTTCTGACTGCACGTATTGATAGAGGATTGAAAGAGGCGAAGGGCGAGCAAACGTAA
- a CDS encoding ABC transporter permease → MTDATLKDTTSRRIGWPAIPVSVLLAITWIVAMLVIAAFAEKIAPYGYTQLDLRNRLSTPGNIAHWLGTDELGRDVLSRLLVSIRISLLIAFGATAISAVVGTTLGFLAAHFRGGVEQFVLMLTDFQASMPFLIMALAVLAFFGNSLPLLIGLMGLFGWERYARIARGLAISANAQGYAAAVRQLGATPVRIYLRHILPNIASTLIVSTTLVFPEVILMESGLSFLGLGVQPPMTSLGNMVGYGREYLTRAPWIMLAPAATIVVTTLAVSVIGDWLRDRLDPTLQ, encoded by the coding sequence ATGACCGACGCCACGCTGAAGGACACGACCTCACGCCGCATCGGCTGGCCTGCGATCCCGGTGTCCGTCTTGCTGGCGATCACCTGGATCGTCGCCATGCTGGTGATCGCGGCCTTCGCGGAGAAGATCGCGCCCTATGGTTACACCCAGCTCGACCTGCGCAACCGGCTCTCCACGCCGGGCAATATCGCGCATTGGCTCGGCACCGACGAGCTCGGCCGCGACGTGCTGTCGCGGCTGCTGGTCTCGATCCGCATCTCGCTGCTGATCGCCTTCGGCGCCACCGCGATCTCGGCTGTGGTCGGCACCACGCTCGGCTTCCTTGCCGCGCATTTTCGAGGGGGCGTCGAACAGTTCGTGCTGATGCTGACCGACTTCCAGGCCAGCATGCCGTTCCTGATCATGGCGCTTGCCGTGCTCGCCTTCTTCGGCAATTCGCTGCCGCTGCTGATCGGCCTGATGGGGCTGTTCGGCTGGGAGCGCTATGCCCGCATCGCCCGCGGTCTTGCCATCTCGGCCAATGCGCAAGGCTACGCCGCCGCGGTCCGCCAGTTGGGCGCGACGCCGGTCCGGATTTACCTGCGCCACATCCTGCCCAACATCGCCTCGACCCTGATCGTCTCGACCACGCTGGTTTTCCCCGAAGTGATCCTGATGGAGTCCGGCCTGTCTTTCCTCGGCCTCGGCGTGCAGCCGCCGATGACCAGCCTCGGCAACATGGTCGGCTATGGCCGCGAGTACCTGACCCGGGCGCCCTGGATCATGCTGGCGCCCGCGGCCACCATCGTGGTCACCACGCTGGCGGTGTCCGTGATCGGCGACTGGCTGCGCGACCGGCTCGACCCGACGCTGCAATAG
- a CDS encoding ABC transporter ATP-binding protein, which yields MALLVNIRGLSVAFNGVPVLRGVDLALGKGEALGLVGESGSGKSVTWLAALGLLPRHANVSGSVRLDGREILGAPAAELDQVRGGRVAMIFQDPASALNPVLTIRKQLCEALTLHRDLQGNSVRAEARRLLDLVGIPDAGRRLEAYPHEFSGGQVQRIMIAMALAGNPDVLIADEPTTALDATIQAQILELLSSIRREFAMAMVLISHDLGVVAENCDRVAVMYAGRIVEQAPSNQLFADPVHPYAQGLIGALPPLDGPRRRLTAIPGTVPDPAKMPEGCAFAPRCGLAAEPCGRAVPTLAPIASDRVVACIRAEASRRALLGIAAE from the coding sequence GTGGCTCTATTGGTCAATATCCGGGGCCTCAGCGTCGCCTTCAACGGCGTGCCGGTCCTGCGCGGCGTCGATCTCGCTCTCGGCAAGGGCGAGGCGCTCGGCCTCGTCGGAGAATCCGGATCCGGCAAGTCGGTGACGTGGCTTGCCGCGCTCGGGCTGTTGCCGCGGCATGCCAACGTTTCGGGCTCGGTGCGGCTCGATGGACGCGAAATCCTGGGCGCGCCGGCCGCCGAGCTCGACCAGGTCAGGGGCGGGCGCGTCGCCATGATCTTCCAGGATCCGGCGAGCGCGCTCAACCCGGTCTTGACCATCCGCAAGCAGCTCTGCGAAGCGCTGACGCTGCATCGGGATCTCCAAGGCAATTCCGTGAGGGCGGAAGCACGTCGGCTGCTCGATCTCGTCGGTATTCCCGACGCTGGCCGGCGGCTGGAGGCCTATCCGCACGAATTCTCCGGCGGCCAGGTCCAGCGCATCATGATCGCGATGGCGCTCGCCGGAAATCCCGACGTTCTGATCGCGGACGAACCCACCACCGCACTCGACGCCACCATCCAGGCCCAGATTTTGGAGCTGCTGTCGTCGATCCGCCGCGAGTTCGCCATGGCGATGGTCCTGATCAGCCACGACCTCGGCGTCGTCGCCGAGAATTGCGACCGCGTTGCCGTGATGTATGCCGGCCGCATCGTCGAGCAGGCACCCAGCAACCAGCTGTTCGCCGATCCCGTGCATCCCTATGCGCAGGGCTTGATCGGCGCGCTGCCGCCGCTCGATGGCCCCCGCCGCCGTCTCACCGCCATCCCGGGAACGGTGCCGGATCCCGCGAAAATGCCTGAGGGCTGCGCCTTCGCACCGCGCTGCGGGCTGGCAGCCGAGCCGTGCGGCCGTGCCGTGCCGACCCTGGCGCCGATCGCGAGCGATCGTGTCGTCGCCTGCATCCGCGCCGAGGCCTCGCGCCGCGCGCTGCTGGGGATCGCCGCCGAATGA
- a CDS encoding cell envelope integrity protein TolA: protein MDEKAKTKLAALTARKQRADDARASREVEKARADQEADRKRRQTDARWSEAVAAIRGAIDEVNDAIDDSGFHFECGKFEHSNETGRYGMLSIDLRGDAMERYVIHLNVSDVGNVRPVFVPSRPGSGPSDFEFFGRGADHYVDLLTQFFEIIIETIEKRHRSGRR, encoded by the coding sequence ATGGATGAGAAGGCAAAGACCAAGCTGGCTGCTCTGACCGCGAGAAAGCAACGCGCCGACGACGCTCGCGCCTCGCGAGAGGTAGAGAAGGCGAGGGCAGATCAAGAAGCCGACCGAAAGCGAAGGCAGACTGATGCGCGCTGGTCTGAGGCCGTTGCGGCGATCCGGGGGGCTATCGACGAGGTGAATGACGCGATTGACGATTCTGGCTTCCATTTCGAATGCGGGAAGTTCGAGCACTCGAACGAGACCGGACGTTATGGGATGTTATCAATCGATCTCCGTGGTGACGCAATGGAGCGTTATGTCATACACCTCAACGTGTCGGATGTCGGCAACGTGCGCCCTGTCTTTGTACCCTCTAGACCAGGCAGTGGTCCAAGCGACTTCGAGTTTTTCGGCCGGGGAGCAGATCACTATGTGGATCTATTGACGCAGTTCTTCGAAATCATAATCGAGACCATCGAGAAGCGACACCGCTCCGGCAGAAGGTGA